One window of the Haloarcula halobia genome contains the following:
- a CDS encoding rod shape-determining protein gives MSDDDADGADDANGVVPIGVKLGSTRTVIALPDDHGTDTRIIKTLTCMATYEDALTGEEKVLYGEEAAREYPDRVQYMLRSGLPEDADRAEMTETFFEALIEENDLPADSGVVYAIPTIDNPTGLENLQSVIEGSSIGMELVESYPESLCGSIPAFGDDLEAIDQIFVAVNMGSTNLEASAYRRGEQLSPFTTGAVTGNEVDRMIANYVEEETQGRVNIDTQTAREYKEEHADFIDFEPFTDIIQQPGGGSHEFTIERSVMDAVDEYLDDVVDELANTFLPELANDYMKVYKLALDRPVVLTGGMACIPGIVDEFEERLSEELNRDVEATAAEQPDVAPTLGAQRIAARLVENS, from the coding sequence ATGAGTGACGACGACGCTGACGGGGCGGACGATGCCAACGGGGTGGTGCCGATCGGGGTCAAGCTCGGCAGCACGCGGACGGTCATCGCGCTCCCGGACGACCACGGTACCGACACACGCATCATCAAGACGCTGACCTGCATGGCAACTTACGAGGACGCCCTCACCGGCGAGGAGAAGGTGCTCTACGGCGAGGAGGCCGCTCGCGAGTACCCCGACCGGGTCCAGTACATGCTCCGTTCGGGGCTGCCGGAGGACGCAGACCGGGCGGAGATGACCGAGACGTTCTTCGAGGCCCTCATCGAGGAGAACGACCTCCCGGCCGACAGCGGCGTCGTCTACGCGATTCCGACCATCGACAACCCGACGGGACTGGAGAACCTCCAGTCGGTCATCGAGGGGTCCTCTATCGGCATGGAGTTAGTCGAGAGCTACCCCGAGTCGCTCTGCGGGTCGATTCCGGCCTTCGGCGACGACCTGGAGGCCATCGACCAGATATTCGTCGCGGTCAACATGGGGTCGACGAACCTCGAGGCCTCCGCGTACCGACGGGGCGAACAGCTCTCCCCGTTCACCACCGGTGCCGTGACGGGCAACGAGGTCGACCGGATGATCGCCAACTACGTCGAGGAGGAGACCCAGGGCCGGGTCAACATCGACACCCAGACCGCCCGCGAGTACAAGGAGGAACACGCCGACTTCATCGACTTCGAACCGTTCACGGACATCATCCAGCAACCCGGTGGCGGGTCACACGAGTTCACCATCGAGCGGTCGGTGATGGACGCCGTCGACGAGTACCTGGACGACGTAGTCGACGAGCTGGCCAACACGTTCCTGCCGGAGCTGGCGAACGACTACATGAAGGTGTACAAGCTGGCGCTGGACCGTCCGGTGGTCCTGACCGGCGGGATGGCCTGCATCCCAGGCATCGTCGACGAGTTCGAGGAACGACTCAGCGAGGAGCTCAACCGCGACGTCGAGGCGACGGCGGCCGAACAGCCGGACGTCGCCCCGACCCTCGGCGCACAGCGCATCGCCGCCCGCCTGGTCGAGAACAGCTAA
- a CDS encoding cob(I)yrinic acid a,c-diamide adenosyltransferase codes for MTIYTGRGDKGQTDLRTMERVSKDSRRIEAYGTVDEVNALVGVVRPTGHDDIDGHLRDVQNHLHIVQADFANPSPEPGDPRLTGDHVEEIEAIIDAADAELDPLESFILPSGSAPGAKLHHARAVCRRAERRAVSLAAEEAGVNETAIVYLNRLSDALFTLARLVNKREGVREESPTY; via the coding sequence ATGACCATCTACACCGGCCGCGGCGACAAGGGACAGACCGACCTGCGGACCATGGAGCGTGTCTCGAAAGACTCCCGGCGTATCGAGGCTTACGGGACCGTCGACGAGGTGAACGCGCTGGTCGGCGTCGTCCGCCCCACCGGGCACGACGACATCGACGGCCACCTCCGGGACGTCCAGAACCACCTCCACATCGTCCAGGCCGACTTCGCGAACCCCTCGCCGGAGCCGGGCGACCCGCGACTCACCGGGGACCACGTCGAGGAGATCGAGGCTATCATCGACGCGGCCGACGCGGAACTGGACCCGCTGGAGTCCTTTATCCTCCCGTCGGGGTCGGCACCGGGCGCGAAACTCCACCACGCGCGGGCCGTCTGTCGCCGGGCCGAGCGTCGGGCTGTGTCGCTCGCGGCCGAGGAGGCCGGGGTCAACGAGACGGCCATCGTCTACCTCAACCGTCTCTCTGACGCCCTGTTCACGCTCGCCCGCCTGGTCAACAAGCGCGAGGGGGTCCGCGAGGAGAGCCCGACGTACTGA
- a CDS encoding ParA family protein, with translation MSRHDDAGPARICVTNAKGGTGKTTVAINVAGALNDRGRDVLFVDLDPQGNATEGLGLVEAYDADPPSLFDALTRDPALLSDLVVEHEEMDVVPSSIDMLQAEHELTIADLIARARTQDRDVDPAALASFGFNVTPATVEGGHALDVLDRALGTVKSEYDYVIIDSPPFYGKLTDTGVFAARHILVPALAEATSERAIELLMDQMAALERQTGISVETVGVVANRIEATSEDEMMLEWFDAAFPDSPVWQVRKRVALQRAYTAGNSVFGVEEQCDMASVFEDIADRFDEQFGFTEVIA, from the coding sequence ATGAGTCGGCACGACGACGCCGGTCCGGCCCGCATCTGCGTGACCAACGCAAAGGGCGGGACCGGGAAGACGACGGTCGCGATAAACGTAGCGGGAGCGCTGAACGACCGGGGTCGAGACGTCCTCTTCGTCGACCTGGACCCGCAGGGCAACGCCACGGAGGGGCTCGGACTCGTCGAGGCCTACGACGCCGACCCGCCGTCGCTGTTCGACGCGCTGACGCGTGACCCCGCACTCCTCTCGGACCTGGTGGTCGAACACGAGGAGATGGACGTCGTCCCATCGAGCATCGACATGCTCCAGGCCGAACACGAGCTGACGATAGCGGACCTGATCGCCCGTGCCAGGACACAGGACCGCGACGTCGACCCGGCCGCGCTGGCCTCCTTTGGGTTCAACGTGACGCCGGCGACGGTCGAGGGCGGGCACGCCCTCGACGTGCTCGACCGGGCGCTGGGGACGGTCAAATCCGAGTACGACTACGTCATCATCGACTCGCCCCCCTTCTACGGGAAGCTGACCGACACCGGCGTGTTCGCCGCGCGGCACATCCTGGTCCCGGCGCTGGCGGAGGCCACCTCCGAGCGGGCCATCGAACTGCTGATGGACCAGATGGCCGCGCTGGAGCGCCAGACCGGGATCAGCGTCGAGACGGTCGGCGTGGTCGCGAACCGCATCGAGGCCACCTCGGAGGACGAGATGATGCTCGAGTGGTTCGACGCGGCCTTCCCGGACAGTCCGGTGTGGCAGGTCCGCAAGCGCGTCGCGCTCCAGCGGGCCTACACCGCCGGGAACTCCGTCTTCGGCGTCGAGGAACAGTGTGACATGGCCAGCGTCTTCGAGGACATCGCCGACAGGTTCGACGAGCAGTTCGGATTCACCGAGGTGATAGCATGA
- a CDS encoding response regulator, protein MTIEVLLVDEDPDVLDVVATFLEREDGLSVTTQRDPATALEEARSGAYDAIVSDYTMPGMDGLELCRAVRDEDGSTPFFLFSAREPEDVEPDASAAGVTKFVQKGTGTEQYGTLADHIRDAV, encoded by the coding sequence ATGACTATCGAGGTGCTGCTGGTCGACGAGGATCCTGACGTCCTCGACGTCGTGGCCACGTTCCTCGAGCGGGAGGACGGCCTGTCGGTCACTACCCAGCGCGACCCGGCGACGGCCCTCGAGGAGGCACGGAGCGGTGCGTACGACGCTATCGTCAGCGACTACACGATGCCCGGGATGGACGGCCTCGAGCTGTGCCGGGCCGTCCGCGACGAGGACGGCTCGACGCCGTTTTTCCTCTTTAGCGCCCGCGAACCCGAGGACGTGGAGCCGGACGCCTCGGCGGCCGGCGTCACGAAGTTCGTCCAGAAGGGGACCGGCACGGAGCAGTACGGCACCCTCGCCGACCACATCAGGGACGCGGTCTAG
- a CDS encoding glycoside hydrolase family 32 protein has protein sequence MADTPRVGCLYAGSCSDEQERAYEWCRSAMGDVERRSLADVNPAAYDVLWWHRDDPLDEAQLPVGGADRIASSVRDGGALLLTLGAMAAVEPLGFDPVAPDAVGWAETPEPAGHLWKTLFRDHPVRDAFDTLRVHTRGPGVTTPYARYERMAPAEGTVLASTVRGDTDVVSQLSTVTWHPGDGDVLGVGSGVSFSQPTDDVCRGNRERLVADALAFLAGDETVSLTDRPRDTAGMTALRGRLADDPHRPSYHLTAPANWLNDPNGLIHWDGTYHLFYQYNPAGPFHGTIHWGHAVSEDLVHWADRPVALSPSPDGPDRDGCWSGCAVDDDGTPTILYTGGRDTLQLPCIATAADDDLSAWVTDPDNPIIEEVPLEPQVLSTEDWDGEFRDHCVWRADGVWNQLIGAGMQDGGGAVLLYQSEDLRDWEYQGPILTGDEHLDGTVWECPELLDFGAKQLLHVSNYEDVVYFVGEYEDGEFEVERRDRLDHGDYYAPQSMWTDDGRTLTWGWLPEARDVSAQWDAGWSGAMSVPRELSLADDGGLCQRPAPELTELRGENVHHDAVRLDAGERVDFDAESRSFELRATVRLEDAEAVELAVLETPDREEYTPIRYTRDSHIAVDRASASHDSQATSDTKTMRVTPYDAPLSLRVFVDGSVVEVFANERHCLTTRVYPTREDALGVSLTADGGSATVASLDRWEMGSMWAHDEARGAAPTAPPDD, from the coding sequence ATGGCAGACACCCCACGTGTCGGCTGTCTCTACGCCGGGTCCTGTTCCGACGAGCAGGAGCGAGCGTACGAGTGGTGCCGTTCGGCGATGGGCGACGTCGAGCGACGCTCGCTGGCCGACGTCAACCCGGCGGCCTACGACGTCCTCTGGTGGCACCGCGACGACCCGCTCGACGAGGCGCAGCTGCCGGTTGGCGGGGCCGACCGCATCGCGTCCTCGGTCCGCGACGGCGGCGCGCTGTTGCTGACGCTGGGCGCGATGGCCGCCGTGGAGCCGCTGGGTTTCGACCCCGTCGCCCCAGACGCCGTCGGCTGGGCGGAGACGCCCGAACCCGCCGGGCACCTCTGGAAGACCCTGTTTCGTGACCACCCCGTCCGGGACGCGTTCGACACGCTCCGGGTCCACACGCGCGGGCCGGGCGTGACGACGCCCTACGCCCGCTACGAGCGGATGGCACCGGCCGAGGGCACGGTACTCGCGAGCACGGTCCGGGGGGACACGGACGTCGTCTCGCAGCTCTCGACGGTCACCTGGCACCCCGGCGACGGCGACGTGCTCGGGGTCGGCTCCGGCGTCTCGTTCAGCCAGCCGACCGACGACGTCTGTCGGGGGAACCGCGAGCGACTCGTCGCCGACGCGCTCGCCTTTCTGGCCGGCGACGAGACGGTCTCGCTCACGGACCGGCCGCGCGACACGGCGGGGATGACGGCGCTGCGAGGCCGCCTCGCGGACGACCCACACCGCCCCTCGTATCACCTCACCGCGCCGGCCAACTGGCTCAACGACCCCAACGGACTCATCCACTGGGACGGCACCTACCACCTCTTTTACCAGTACAACCCGGCCGGGCCGTTCCACGGCACCATCCACTGGGGCCACGCCGTCAGCGAGGACCTGGTCCACTGGGCGGACCGGCCGGTCGCGCTCTCGCCCTCGCCCGACGGCCCGGACCGCGACGGCTGCTGGTCGGGGTGTGCCGTCGACGACGACGGGACGCCGACCATCCTCTACACCGGCGGCCGCGACACGCTCCAGCTGCCCTGTATCGCCACGGCGGCCGACGACGACCTCTCCGCGTGGGTCACGGACCCGGACAACCCCATCATCGAGGAGGTCCCCCTCGAACCGCAGGTCCTCTCGACGGAGGACTGGGACGGGGAGTTCCGCGACCACTGCGTCTGGCGCGCCGACGGCGTCTGGAACCAGCTTATCGGCGCGGGAATGCAGGACGGCGGCGGCGCCGTCCTGCTGTATCAGTCCGAGGACCTCCGGGACTGGGAGTACCAGGGGCCGATTCTTACCGGCGACGAGCACCTCGACGGGACGGTCTGGGAGTGTCCGGAACTGCTCGACTTCGGCGCAAAGCAGCTGCTCCACGTCTCGAACTACGAGGACGTCGTCTACTTCGTCGGGGAGTACGAGGACGGCGAGTTCGAGGTCGAACGGCGCGACAGACTCGACCACGGCGACTACTACGCCCCCCAGTCGATGTGGACCGACGACGGCCGCACCCTCACCTGGGGCTGGTTGCCCGAGGCCCGCGACGTGAGCGCCCAGTGGGACGCCGGCTGGTCGGGCGCGATGTCGGTCCCTCGCGAGCTGTCGCTGGCCGACGACGGCGGCCTCTGTCAGCGCCCCGCGCCGGAACTGACCGAGCTGCGCGGCGAGAACGTCCACCACGATGCGGTTCGTCTCGACGCCGGCGAGCGGGTCGACTTCGACGCCGAGAGCCGGTCGTTCGAACTGCGCGCGACGGTCCGCCTGGAGGACGCCGAGGCCGTCGAACTGGCCGTCCTGGAGACGCCCGACCGCGAGGAGTACACGCCGATTCGCTACACGCGCGACAGCCATATCGCGGTCGACCGGGCGTCGGCCAGCCACGACTCGCAGGCCACGAGCGACACCAAGACGATGCGGGTCACGCCCTACGACGCGCCGCTCTCCCTGCGTGTGTTCGTCGACGGGTCGGTCGTCGAGGTGTTCGCAAACGAGCGCCACTGCCTGACGACCAGGGTCTACCCGACCCGCGAGGACGCGCTGGGCGTCTCGCTGACCGCCGACGGCGGCAGCGCGACCGTCGCGTCGCTGGACCGCTGGGAGATGGGGTCGATGTGGGCGCACGACGAGGCCAGAGGGGCCGCCCCGACGGCGCCGCCCGACGACTGA
- a CDS encoding chemotaxis protein CheW: MSDDDRMDRAERIRKMREGNRTETDADATDGPADDVQETAAGSEGSGESETADPDEAPGDETAMAAAERAAQTAAEVAGGTDATAQATEELQAATQAAAETAQGPTGVELPDQQVVEAAMAESEAEETTGAASAAAMDEGSNQSEELVRVLEFALGEEYYCLDIEYVEEIVKREDVTRVPNTEAYVEGVVDLRGQITTILDPKAMMDIDDDGDQNLIVVFDPDVFEEQGAIGWIVDEVRQVSPVVEAEVNSPPVDADYINGVVDREEREQFVIWVEPDDALESATAEGD; the protein is encoded by the coding sequence ATGAGTGACGACGACCGCATGGACAGAGCAGAGCGTATCCGCAAGATGCGCGAGGGGAACCGGACCGAGACAGACGCGGACGCGACTGATGGGCCGGCGGACGACGTACAGGAGACCGCCGCGGGCAGCGAGGGGTCGGGTGAGTCCGAGACGGCCGACCCCGACGAAGCGCCCGGCGACGAGACGGCGATGGCGGCCGCCGAGCGGGCCGCCCAGACGGCTGCGGAGGTGGCCGGCGGGACAGACGCCACGGCCCAAGCCACCGAGGAGCTGCAGGCGGCCACGCAGGCGGCCGCCGAGACGGCGCAGGGCCCGACGGGCGTCGAACTCCCCGACCAGCAGGTCGTCGAGGCGGCCATGGCAGAGAGCGAGGCCGAGGAGACGACCGGCGCGGCGAGCGCCGCGGCCATGGACGAGGGGTCGAACCAGTCAGAAGAGCTCGTCCGCGTCCTCGAGTTCGCGCTGGGCGAGGAATATTACTGCCTGGACATCGAGTACGTCGAGGAGATCGTCAAGCGCGAGGACGTGACGCGGGTCCCGAACACCGAGGCCTACGTCGAGGGCGTGGTCGACCTCCGGGGACAGATAACGACGATTCTGGACCCGAAGGCGATGATGGACATCGACGACGACGGCGACCAGAATCTCATCGTCGTCTTCGATCCCGACGTGTTCGAAGAGCAGGGGGCCATCGGCTGGATCGTCGACGAGGTCCGCCAGGTCTCGCCGGTGGTCGAGGCGGAGGTCAACAGCCCTCCGGTCGACGCCGACTACATCAACGGCGTCGTCGACCGGGAGGAACGAGAGCAGTTCGTCATCTGGGTCGAACCCGACGACGCACTCGAGTCGGCCACCGCCGAGGGCGACTGA
- a CDS encoding NAD(P)/FAD-dependent oxidoreductase: protein MRVAVLGAGYAGLTLARRLERTLPATADLVVVDEARDHLVQHELHRVVRRPSLADEITVDLREALGCAVRRATVTAVDADAGVATLGTGDGEERLDYDVGAVCLGAETAFFDVPGLRAHATPLKRLEHATRIREDFLALGDGDRVVVGGAGLSGVQVAGELAALAREESMDVEVLLLEQAAHVAPTFAESFQRAVRETLVDQGVTVRTGAHVTGADADVVRLEDDEVAYDQLVWTGGITGSEAMAGDRPVVRADLRLGERAFAVGDAARVVDADGEAVPASAAAAIREARVAGRNVVRLVEHLSEGDGGFEPRFDRYRFDVPGWLVSVGDDAVAKVGPTVITGRPALALKTTVGAGYLGTVGAIENATDLVREELGVPDVADEATAGDIVDVSETEE, encoded by the coding sequence ATGCGCGTCGCCGTCCTCGGCGCCGGATACGCCGGCCTGACACTCGCTCGCAGACTCGAACGCACGCTCCCGGCGACGGCCGACCTCGTCGTCGTCGACGAGGCACGCGACCACCTCGTCCAGCACGAACTCCACCGGGTGGTCCGCCGGCCGTCGCTGGCCGACGAGATCACCGTCGACCTCCGCGAGGCTCTCGGCTGTGCGGTCCGCCGGGCGACGGTGACGGCGGTCGACGCCGACGCGGGGGTCGCGACCCTCGGGACCGGCGACGGCGAGGAGCGCCTCGACTACGACGTCGGGGCGGTCTGTCTCGGGGCCGAGACGGCCTTCTTCGACGTCCCGGGGCTCCGTGCCCACGCGACGCCGCTGAAGCGGCTCGAACACGCCACCCGGATCCGCGAGGACTTCCTCGCGCTCGGGGACGGCGACCGCGTGGTCGTCGGCGGCGCGGGCCTCTCGGGCGTCCAGGTGGCCGGCGAACTCGCCGCGCTGGCCCGCGAGGAGTCGATGGACGTCGAGGTACTCCTGCTCGAACAGGCGGCCCACGTCGCGCCGACCTTCGCGGAGTCGTTCCAGCGGGCGGTCCGGGAGACACTGGTCGACCAGGGGGTCACGGTCAGGACCGGCGCGCACGTCACCGGCGCGGACGCCGACGTGGTCCGCCTGGAGGACGACGAGGTGGCCTACGACCAGCTGGTCTGGACCGGTGGCATCACCGGGTCCGAGGCGATGGCCGGCGACCGCCCCGTCGTCAGGGCCGACCTGCGACTGGGCGAGCGGGCCTTCGCCGTCGGTGACGCGGCACGGGTCGTCGACGCCGACGGGGAGGCCGTCCCGGCGAGTGCCGCGGCGGCGATTCGCGAGGCTCGCGTCGCCGGCCGCAACGTCGTCAGACTCGTCGAGCACCTGTCCGAGGGGGACGGTGGCTTCGAGCCCCGGTTCGACCGGTACCGATTCGACGTCCCCGGCTGGCTCGTCTCGGTGGGCGACGACGCCGTCGCGAAGGTGGGGCCGACGGTGATCACCGGGCGGCCGGCGCTGGCGCTGAAGACCACCGTCGGCGCGGGCTACCTGGGGACCGTCGGCGCCATCGAGAACGCGACTGATCTGGTCCGCGAGGAGCTGGGCGTCCCCGACGTCGCGGACGAGGCGACGGCCGGTGACATCGTCGACGTCTCGGAGACTGAGGAGTAG
- a CDS encoding DUF7511 domain-containing protein, whose protein sequence is MSVDPRSVPEASTSARRPDRHLSMHVVEYSDGADRCTVFPPGLSGDARMSTWLSADRSAFVSLSERE, encoded by the coding sequence ATGAGTGTCGACCCCCGGAGCGTCCCCGAGGCGTCCACGTCTGCCCGCCGGCCCGACCGTCACCTCTCGATGCACGTCGTCGAATACAGCGACGGCGCGGACCGCTGTACAGTCTTTCCGCCCGGCCTCTCGGGCGACGCCCGCATGTCGACGTGGCTCTCGGCCGACCGATCGGCGTTCGTCTCCCTCTCCGAGAGAGAATAA
- a CDS encoding FlaD/FlaE family flagellar protein, with protein sequence MTINPRDYDLDELRKMARQRDDRDNGLADDEDVPDPSNLDIGLEDAEEEMLAGSSFRSGLYRELLPFLGGETAEKPYLAALPENYAAEFVVFEWLEFLLMHSGYQGADEALDYYESIDWITEDVQATLSDYLLGIDESATNDDNTLSVDDHLLSLVYVAKLSAMR encoded by the coding sequence ATGACCATAAACCCGCGCGATTACGATCTAGACGAGTTGCGCAAGATGGCCCGACAGCGCGACGACCGGGACAACGGGCTGGCCGACGACGAAGACGTCCCTGACCCGTCGAACCTGGACATCGGGCTCGAAGACGCCGAGGAGGAGATGCTCGCGGGCAGCTCCTTCCGGTCGGGCCTCTACCGCGAACTGCTGCCGTTCCTCGGTGGCGAGACGGCAGAGAAGCCGTACCTCGCGGCCCTCCCGGAGAACTACGCCGCCGAGTTCGTGGTCTTCGAGTGGCTGGAGTTCCTCCTGATGCACTCGGGCTACCAGGGCGCCGACGAGGCGCTGGACTACTACGAGTCCATCGACTGGATAACCGAGGACGTCCAGGCGACGCTCTCGGACTACCTGCTGGGCATCGACGAGTCGGCGACGAACGACGACAACACCCTGAGCGTCGACGACCACCTGCTCAGCCTCGTCTACGTCGCCAAGCTGTCGGCGATGCGCTGA
- the mvaD gene encoding phosphomevalonate decarboxylase MvaD, whose product MKATAKAHPIQGLVKYHGMRDEELRLPYHDSISVCTAPSHSKTTVEFDPDREADVYVIDGEPVEGRGAERIDAVVDHVRDLAGIDHGVRFESANNFPTNIGFGSSSSGFAAAAMALVEAAGLDMMRPEISTVARRGSSSAARAVTGAFSHLRTGMNDRDCRSERIETDLEAELRIVAGMVPSYKETEAAHEEAADSHMFEARMAHMHGQIADMRDALYDADFDRAFELAEHDSLSLAATTMTGPAGWVYWQPRTIEIFNAVRELREEGLPVYFSVDTGASVYVNTTDRYVDRVEETVADCGVDTRVWEVGGPARVLDSDAALF is encoded by the coding sequence ATGAAAGCGACCGCGAAGGCCCACCCCATCCAGGGACTCGTGAAGTACCACGGGATGCGCGACGAGGAGCTGCGCCTCCCGTACCATGACAGCATCTCGGTCTGTACGGCCCCGAGCCACTCGAAGACGACCGTCGAGTTCGACCCGGACCGCGAGGCGGACGTCTACGTCATCGACGGCGAGCCGGTCGAGGGTCGCGGTGCCGAGCGCATCGACGCCGTCGTCGACCACGTCCGCGACCTGGCAGGCATCGACCACGGCGTCCGCTTCGAGTCGGCCAACAACTTCCCGACGAACATCGGCTTTGGCTCGTCGTCCTCGGGCTTTGCCGCCGCGGCGATGGCGCTCGTCGAGGCCGCCGGCCTCGACATGATGCGACCCGAGATCTCGACGGTCGCTCGCCGCGGCTCGTCCTCGGCGGCCCGGGCCGTCACGGGCGCGTTCTCGCACCTCCGGACGGGCATGAACGACCGGGACTGCCGGAGCGAACGCATCGAGACCGACCTCGAGGCGGAGCTGCGAATCGTCGCCGGGATGGTCCCGTCGTACAAGGAGACCGAAGCGGCCCACGAGGAGGCCGCCGACAGCCACATGTTCGAGGCCCGGATGGCCCACATGCACGGCCAGATCGCAGACATGCGTGACGCCCTGTACGACGCCGACTTCGACCGGGCGTTCGAACTCGCCGAGCACGACTCGCTGTCGCTCGCCGCGACGACGATGACCGGCCCCGCGGGATGGGTCTACTGGCAACCGCGCACCATCGAGATATTCAACGCCGTCCGCGAACTGCGCGAGGAGGGGCTCCCCGTCTACTTCTCCGTCGACACCGGCGCGAGCGTCTACGTCAACACCACCGACCGGTACGTCGACCGGGTCGAGGAGACAGTGGCGGACTGCGGCGTCGACACCCGCGTCTGGGAGGTCGGTGGTCCCGCACGGGTCCTCGATTCGGACGCGGCCCTGTTCTGA
- the msrA gene encoding peptide-methionine (S)-S-oxide reductase MsrA, with translation MERTDADAGTRSPPSLDAGAPPPDATETATFGMGCFWGPDARFGAMPGVVRTRVGYAGGTDPDPTYDALGDHTEVVQVEYDPDELTYEALLSVVWANHDPFSSAHKRQYRGVVLVHDAAQRAAAERTRDDLAARTGKSVATAVETLSRFTLAEDYHQKYELRSTPVVSDELEALLGDGFVDSTVAARLNGFVAGHGDTDQREALLAALDLPPTVLSEVHRRL, from the coding sequence ATGGAACGGACGGACGCGGATGCCGGGACCCGCTCGCCGCCGTCGCTCGACGCCGGGGCGCCGCCGCCGGACGCGACCGAGACTGCGACGTTCGGCATGGGCTGTTTCTGGGGGCCCGACGCCCGGTTCGGGGCGATGCCGGGCGTCGTCCGCACGCGGGTGGGATACGCGGGCGGGACCGACCCCGACCCGACGTACGACGCGCTGGGCGACCACACCGAGGTCGTCCAGGTCGAGTACGACCCGGACGAACTGACCTACGAGGCCCTGCTTTCGGTGGTCTGGGCGAACCACGACCCGTTCTCGTCGGCCCACAAACGCCAGTACCGCGGCGTGGTGCTGGTCCACGACGCGGCCCAGCGAGCGGCCGCCGAACGCACCCGAGACGACCTGGCCGCGCGGACGGGCAAGTCAGTCGCGACGGCCGTCGAGACGCTCTCGAGGTTCACGCTGGCCGAGGACTACCACCAGAAGTACGAACTCCGATCGACGCCGGTCGTCTCGGACGAACTCGAGGCTCTCCTCGGCGACGGGTTCGTCGACTCGACGGTGGCGGCGCGGCTCAACGGCTTCGTCGCCGGCCACGGTGACACAGACCAGCGCGAGGCGCTGCTGGCCGCCCTGGACCTGCCACCGACCGTGCTCTCGGAGGTCCACCGGCGGCTCTGA